Proteins encoded together in one Rubripirellula reticaptiva window:
- a CDS encoding DUF1549 and DUF1553 domain-containing protein, whose product MTTTSTFRLFATRRSLALAMSLGVAMAAGALPGIAGEPAETLTASVNKNVPTPPDLAVYPSEIKLGSSRDFQSFVAVIRRDDGITSDASDRVNWSVADPSKVKLDGFQVLPLADGKTELVGEYAGAVVRVPIEVSGASSRPAISFEKDVMPVLTRSGCNTGSCHGAARGKDGFRVSLFGFDPVGDFHRITREIGVRRINLAVPEESLFLKKAVGSVPHTGGKLFDTDSDYYATILEWLQDGAKIDPDDAKPPTVAEVNVYPPQAVIEGEGKTQRFVAVATYSDGSTRDITRLAAFTSNNPGTAAIDDLGVVTAGQRGEAFVMARFDTHTVGSQVLGLPENLQYTPPKIEGNYIDELVGQKLKKLRILPSGQCSDEEFIRRVTIDIVGQLPTEEEFRQFVGDPAPDKRAELIDRLLERKGFSEIWAMKFAQLLMIKSTNVVSYKSAFLYSNWLTDKFARNVPIDELVRELLTSTGGTFASPPTNFYEIEPDTLKTAENVSQVFMGIRTQCAQCHNHPFDRWTMDDYYGFASFFSQVGRKNAEDYREKIVYNRSSGEVNHLVTKKPVPPRFLGGEDPDTKGKDRREVVANWLTSPDNPYFSRSIANRVWAHFMGVGVVEPVDDIRVSNPASNPELFDELGKRLVDYKFDFRRLVRDICNSDAYSRSTATNETNAHDHLNFSRATVRRVPAETLLDCISQVTESPDKFRGLPLGARAIQIADGTTSNYFLTAFGRSPRATVCECEATTEPSLSQALHLINGDSVHNKIVRSKLVEKWINEEKLSADAVIDRIYARCLSRIPTEKEKTDLMASVKDEPNQVLALQDVYWAVLNSREFVFNH is encoded by the coding sequence ATGACAACTACGTCTACCTTTCGATTGTTCGCGACGCGTCGGTCGCTGGCCCTTGCGATGTCCCTTGGCGTCGCGATGGCGGCTGGGGCATTGCCTGGGATTGCTGGCGAGCCCGCGGAAACACTAACCGCTTCGGTCAACAAAAATGTGCCGACACCGCCTGATTTGGCGGTCTATCCGAGCGAAATCAAGCTTGGATCTTCTCGTGATTTTCAGTCGTTCGTCGCGGTGATCCGCCGTGACGATGGAATCACATCGGACGCTAGCGACCGAGTCAATTGGTCAGTGGCCGACCCGTCGAAAGTTAAATTGGATGGGTTTCAAGTTCTGCCACTTGCCGACGGGAAGACGGAATTGGTCGGCGAGTATGCTGGCGCCGTGGTCCGTGTGCCTATCGAAGTCTCGGGTGCATCGAGTCGTCCTGCGATCAGTTTCGAAAAAGATGTCATGCCGGTTCTGACCCGGTCGGGCTGTAACACCGGATCGTGTCACGGTGCGGCGCGTGGCAAAGATGGTTTTCGCGTCAGTCTGTTCGGGTTCGATCCCGTCGGCGATTTTCACCGCATTACCCGTGAAATCGGTGTCCGCCGGATTAACCTGGCTGTCCCGGAGGAAAGCCTGTTTCTGAAGAAAGCCGTTGGCAGTGTTCCGCACACCGGTGGGAAATTGTTCGATACCGATAGCGATTACTACGCCACGATATTGGAATGGCTGCAGGACGGCGCGAAAATCGATCCAGACGACGCCAAACCACCAACCGTGGCCGAGGTCAATGTTTATCCACCTCAGGCGGTGATCGAGGGCGAAGGAAAGACTCAGCGGTTTGTGGCGGTTGCGACTTACAGTGACGGTTCGACTCGCGACATCACTCGGTTGGCTGCTTTTACGTCCAACAATCCCGGCACCGCCGCAATCGATGACCTCGGTGTTGTCACCGCCGGCCAACGCGGCGAAGCCTTTGTGATGGCTCGCTTTGATACCCACACAGTTGGCAGCCAAGTGCTGGGGCTGCCCGAAAACTTGCAATACACGCCGCCTAAAATCGAAGGCAACTACATCGACGAATTGGTCGGTCAAAAACTTAAAAAGTTGCGCATTCTGCCAAGTGGGCAATGCAGTGACGAAGAGTTCATCCGCCGAGTAACAATCGACATCGTGGGACAACTTCCCACCGAAGAGGAGTTTCGCCAGTTTGTTGGCGATCCGGCACCCGATAAACGCGCTGAATTGATCGATCGGTTGCTCGAACGAAAAGGGTTCAGCGAAATTTGGGCCATGAAGTTTGCTCAGTTGTTGATGATCAAAAGCACGAACGTCGTCAGCTATAAGTCGGCGTTCTTGTACTCCAATTGGTTGACTGACAAATTCGCTCGCAACGTACCAATCGATGAACTGGTGCGAGAACTATTGACCAGCACGGGTGGTACGTTCGCGTCGCCACCGACCAACTTCTATGAAATTGAACCTGACACCCTAAAGACCGCTGAAAATGTGTCTCAGGTCTTCATGGGTATTCGGACCCAGTGTGCCCAGTGCCACAATCACCCGTTCGACCGCTGGACAATGGACGATTATTACGGTTTCGCTTCGTTCTTCTCGCAAGTCGGACGCAAGAATGCTGAGGACTATCGTGAAAAAATCGTCTACAACCGATCGTCCGGTGAAGTCAACCACTTGGTCACCAAGAAGCCGGTGCCGCCAAGATTTTTGGGTGGCGAAGATCCGGATACCAAGGGCAAAGATCGCCGCGAAGTCGTGGCAAATTGGTTGACCAGTCCTGACAACCCGTACTTTTCGCGGTCGATTGCGAACCGCGTTTGGGCTCACTTCATGGGCGTTGGTGTTGTCGAGCCGGTTGATGACATTCGTGTCAGTAACCCAGCATCGAATCCAGAGTTGTTTGATGAACTTGGCAAACGATTGGTCGATTACAAGTTCGATTTTCGCCGCTTGGTGCGTGACATTTGCAACAGCGATGCCTACAGCCGCAGCACGGCCACGAACGAAACGAATGCTCACGACCATCTGAATTTCTCGCGAGCGACCGTTCGGCGTGTGCCTGCCGAAACGTTGCTGGATTGCATCAGCCAAGTCACCGAGTCGCCTGACAAATTTCGCGGCCTGCCGCTGGGTGCCCGAGCCATTCAGATCGCTGATGGTACAACGTCAAACTATTTTTTGACTGCGTTTGGCCGATCACCACGAGCCACAGTGTGTGAGTGCGAAGCAACGACCGAGCCGTCGTTGTCGCAGGCTCTGCACTTGATCAACGGCGATTCAGTTCACAATAAAATCGTGCGAAGTAAACTGGTCGAAAAGTGGATCAACGAGGAGAAGCTTTCGGCAGATGCAGTCATTGATCGGATCTATGCACGATGCTTGTCACGAATTCCAACTGAAAAAGAGAAGACGGACCTGATGGCGTCGGTCAAGGATGAACCGAATCAAGTGTTGGCTCTGCAAGACGTCTATTGGGCTGTATTGAACAGCCGCGAATTTGTGTTCAATCACTAA
- a CDS encoding serine/threonine-protein kinase has protein sequence MSYDFLESPTQAGDLGVLGHYRIISELGRGGMGFVFRAEDIKLKRSVALKVMNQKIAAVPNSRKRFLTEARSMAAIHHDNVVTIFEVGESKGTPFMAMEMLAGQTLESYNKSNPNLSFETIIEFASQIARGLAAAHAKGIVHRDIKPANIWIQEGVGRVKILDFGLALASTPVDQLAGRGAVIGTPGYLAPEQARSDPMDDRSDLYSLGVVLYEMCTGKLPIQAKSVPGQLVSILAHRPQPIQEINPAIPQPLCDLVHKLLRKEPRARVSSALRLQDELERVGEECQKTTETAQAINRLKEGLSEVVTKKSAVSTFDLIDEPEEIHDPLANLPQTPIAMVPPAAISGAMSTARPVNPKSIKQSASDAAPSWQVYLPIIAIVAVLLIALPVLTYFFTTFGRSTEAYVVDQASGPFPTQNLNTAPEPEVSPKTNQPPSPNQQNPNGGKWKRNNGNANGGNGNSNGNGDKNSNNRNGNSQNGNGGGSNKGTEKGNGADKPKGNPESSPSNPQSSPMIPTAESVTVSKMPAPEAVRNRPDPEPESMPAEEPAVESHWEVISTIDGRGADAMVQNGGVSEKLGKRPSFGVRTRNGIPINHSYLRFDLEKVKHLRKHVIKSGLILTVVGSKHPAGAALQVYGISDVGIWNEAKLEWDQTPSSDAAPKTLSQFPLLAEISVPEEPNPEDAGTNQVKISDQRITDFIAESDGLVTFAITGEWGQAQLRFVSREKSSDEAPQLLLDVPNNVPNRNNNN, from the coding sequence GTGTCCTACGATTTTCTGGAATCGCCGACTCAGGCGGGCGACCTCGGCGTGCTTGGACATTACCGAATCATTTCGGAACTTGGACGCGGCGGCATGGGATTCGTCTTTCGTGCCGAAGACATAAAACTGAAACGTTCGGTCGCCTTGAAGGTGATGAATCAGAAAATCGCTGCCGTGCCTAACAGCCGCAAACGATTTTTAACTGAAGCACGGTCGATGGCGGCGATTCACCACGACAACGTGGTAACGATTTTCGAAGTCGGCGAATCCAAGGGCACGCCGTTCATGGCGATGGAAATGTTGGCCGGCCAGACTCTGGAGTCGTACAACAAATCTAACCCCAATCTCTCATTCGAAACCATCATCGAATTTGCATCGCAAATCGCTCGTGGTTTGGCTGCGGCTCACGCCAAAGGCATCGTGCACCGAGATATCAAGCCCGCCAACATTTGGATTCAAGAAGGAGTCGGACGCGTCAAAATCCTGGACTTTGGATTGGCCCTGGCTTCAACTCCGGTCGATCAATTGGCAGGACGCGGCGCCGTCATTGGCACGCCTGGTTACCTTGCACCTGAACAAGCCCGTTCGGACCCAATGGATGACCGCAGCGACTTGTACAGCCTCGGCGTGGTCCTTTACGAAATGTGTACCGGAAAATTGCCGATTCAAGCCAAATCCGTTCCTGGACAGTTGGTTTCAATCTTGGCGCACCGGCCGCAACCAATCCAAGAAATCAACCCTGCGATTCCACAACCGCTATGCGACCTGGTTCATAAACTGCTTCGTAAAGAGCCGCGTGCGCGAGTCTCGTCAGCACTCCGATTGCAGGACGAACTAGAGCGTGTCGGCGAAGAATGTCAGAAAACCACCGAGACGGCCCAGGCCATCAACCGCTTGAAGGAAGGCTTGTCGGAGGTCGTGACGAAGAAGTCCGCAGTCTCGACATTTGACTTAATTGACGAACCCGAAGAGATCCACGACCCACTCGCTAATCTGCCGCAGACACCCATCGCGATGGTTCCACCGGCCGCGATTTCAGGTGCGATGTCAACTGCCCGACCGGTCAATCCAAAATCCATCAAGCAGTCGGCGTCGGACGCCGCACCAAGCTGGCAAGTCTATCTGCCGATCATCGCGATCGTTGCTGTGCTGCTAATCGCGTTGCCGGTCCTGACTTACTTCTTTACAACCTTCGGACGGAGCACCGAAGCATACGTGGTCGATCAGGCATCCGGCCCCTTTCCCACCCAAAACCTAAACACTGCACCGGAGCCCGAGGTTTCGCCCAAGACAAACCAACCGCCCAGTCCCAACCAACAGAACCCCAATGGCGGAAAGTGGAAACGCAACAATGGGAATGCGAATGGTGGTAACGGAAACAGCAACGGTAACGGCGACAAGAATAGCAACAACCGAAATGGAAACAGCCAAAACGGTAACGGTGGAGGTAGCAATAAGGGAACCGAAAAGGGGAACGGCGCCGACAAGCCCAAAGGAAATCCGGAGTCGTCCCCATCGAACCCACAATCGTCACCGATGATTCCTACGGCGGAGTCTGTGACGGTATCGAAAATGCCCGCCCCGGAAGCGGTGCGGAACCGCCCCGACCCTGAACCGGAATCAATGCCTGCTGAAGAGCCAGCTGTCGAAAGTCACTGGGAAGTCATCTCGACAATCGACGGACGCGGAGCCGATGCCATGGTGCAAAACGGTGGCGTCAGTGAAAAGCTTGGAAAGCGACCGAGCTTCGGTGTTCGTACTCGAAACGGGATTCCCATCAACCATTCGTACTTGCGATTTGACCTCGAAAAAGTCAAGCATTTGAGAAAGCACGTGATCAAGTCAGGCCTGATTTTGACGGTCGTGGGTAGCAAACACCCCGCCGGCGCCGCGCTACAGGTCTATGGGATTAGCGATGTTGGCATCTGGAACGAAGCGAAATTGGAGTGGGACCAAACCCCGTCATCGGACGCCGCACCAAAAACTCTCAGCCAGTTTCCTCTACTGGCTGAAATCTCGGTGCCGGAAGAACCAAATCCTGAAGACGCGGGTACCAACCAAGTTAAGATTTCCGACCAACGGATCACCGACTTTATCGCTGAATCCGACGGGCTGGTTACGTTCGCGATTACTGGTGAATGGGGCCAAGCTCAACTGCGTTTTGTCAGTCGTGAAAAATCATCTGACGAGGCCCCTCAACTGCTGCTAGACGTCCCCAACAATGTCCCCAATCGAAACAACAACAACTAA
- the ccoS gene encoding cbb3-type cytochrome oxidase assembly protein CcoS, with translation MSVIYIALPIALALGGAGMIACVLCIRGGQYDDMDTPALRILIDDRESDLASENDDAVSPDESAR, from the coding sequence ATGAGTGTGATCTACATTGCTTTACCGATCGCGTTAGCCTTGGGCGGCGCAGGAATGATCGCATGTGTGCTGTGCATTCGTGGCGGACAGTACGACGACATGGACACGCCGGCGCTTCGGATCTTGATCGATGATCGTGAATCCGATCTAGCCAGTGAAAATGACGATGCTGTGTCGCCAGATGAATCTGCCAGGTGA
- a CDS encoding PPC domain-containing protein: MKARFTFAAIIGGLIFCVTAKAAFPVVSGLSPLGVVRGEESTIKFTGVRIADAHKVLADHPGIEILEVKPIDDKSVEVRLKADAKMAPGLYPLRLVTKSGIANLRLVGVGAMPIVQEVEPNNDFAQPQVIGMNHTIEGIADREDVDHYEVELKAGQRINVEIEGIRLGYSTNNQNILDPYVAILDSGQFEVATSDDSSLLQQDGVCTFVAPEDGKYTVLVRDSAFGGSRVNGYRLHVGSFPRPVATIPAGGVPGSVLNAKLISLDGSVTDASVQLPSESFERWGVVTEDENGISPSPNWIRVNDLPVVMEAEPNDDYRKAPLTQAPAAFCGVIEKEGDYDCFSFECKKNQKFRVQCFSRDVVRSPLDAVLNVFGPDNKTIVSSDDANGNMDPSVDFTCPADGVHTLRVYDHLRGGSPIHHYRIELTPADATFDLSLKELRRDEAQVVNVPIGGQTAVVLMATRKGYNGEIVPELDGLPPGVTVTTFPVPPGRGEIPVLLTAAADAGHDAALFSVRGHGDENNFNVVGQFRQQHKLVLGQNRRHMWSHDTDRAAMAVTGAAPFKIELVQPATPLLRNGSKNLIVRITKDEGFDEDVRIRTLYNPPGVGVNNGQKIAKGKTEVAIPITANGSAAIGQWPMILVASYTSKTGTAEITTPAIMLDVQDSMFKYEFPKSAAEQGTEATVSLAMEVLRDLPGDAEVELVGMPNGVTSTAAIQKISKDSAAVSFPIQVAADAKVGKHNTLVVVSRVKVGDETIDQTTGTGELRIDAPLPPKKDAPKAEPKPVAKKPEKPAEPKPLSRLEVLRQMKNQ, translated from the coding sequence ATGAAAGCTCGATTCACATTTGCAGCGATCATCGGCGGATTGATTTTCTGCGTCACGGCGAAGGCGGCCTTTCCCGTCGTCAGCGGCCTCAGTCCGCTGGGTGTCGTCCGCGGCGAAGAATCCACGATCAAGTTCACCGGCGTCCGAATCGCTGATGCTCACAAGGTGTTGGCTGACCATCCCGGTATCGAGATTCTTGAAGTCAAGCCGATCGACGATAAGTCGGTCGAGGTGCGTTTGAAGGCGGACGCCAAAATGGCGCCGGGCCTATACCCGCTGCGATTGGTAACCAAGTCGGGAATCGCGAATTTGCGACTGGTTGGCGTCGGCGCAATGCCGATCGTTCAAGAGGTTGAACCAAACAATGACTTTGCCCAGCCCCAAGTCATTGGGATGAACCACACCATCGAAGGCATTGCCGATCGCGAAGACGTCGATCACTACGAAGTCGAGCTGAAGGCGGGCCAACGAATCAATGTCGAGATCGAAGGAATCCGTTTAGGTTATTCAACCAACAATCAGAACATCCTTGATCCCTATGTCGCGATTCTCGACAGCGGACAATTCGAGGTCGCCACCAGCGACGATTCTTCCTTGCTGCAGCAAGACGGGGTCTGCACGTTTGTGGCACCCGAAGACGGCAAGTACACGGTCTTGGTTCGAGACAGCGCTTTCGGTGGATCGCGAGTCAACGGGTATCGCTTGCATGTTGGTTCGTTCCCGCGGCCGGTTGCAACCATTCCGGCCGGCGGAGTGCCCGGCTCGGTGCTCAATGCGAAGTTGATTTCGCTAGATGGTTCCGTGACCGACGCGTCGGTGCAACTGCCCAGCGAATCGTTTGAGCGATGGGGCGTCGTCACCGAAGACGAAAACGGTATCAGTCCTTCGCCAAACTGGATCCGCGTGAATGACTTGCCCGTGGTGATGGAAGCGGAGCCAAATGACGACTACCGCAAAGCCCCTTTGACTCAGGCCCCTGCCGCGTTTTGCGGCGTGATCGAGAAGGAAGGCGACTATGACTGTTTTTCGTTCGAGTGCAAGAAAAACCAGAAGTTCCGCGTTCAGTGTTTCTCGCGCGACGTCGTGCGTTCGCCGCTCGACGCGGTGCTGAACGTCTTTGGACCCGACAATAAAACGATCGTCTCGTCCGACGATGCCAATGGCAATATGGACCCTTCGGTTGACTTCACTTGTCCGGCTGATGGGGTGCACACGCTTCGTGTCTACGACCATTTGCGCGGTGGCAGCCCGATTCATCACTACCGAATCGAGTTGACGCCAGCCGATGCGACCTTTGATCTATCGCTAAAAGAGCTTCGCCGTGATGAAGCCCAAGTCGTTAACGTCCCTATTGGTGGTCAAACCGCTGTGGTCTTGATGGCGACTCGCAAAGGTTACAACGGCGAGATCGTACCCGAGCTCGACGGTTTGCCACCTGGCGTCACGGTCACGACGTTCCCGGTGCCGCCCGGCCGCGGAGAAATTCCCGTCTTGCTGACCGCTGCGGCGGACGCTGGACACGATGCGGCTCTGTTTTCAGTTCGTGGTCATGGCGACGAAAATAATTTCAACGTGGTCGGTCAGTTCCGCCAGCAGCATAAGTTGGTGCTCGGGCAAAACCGTCGCCACATGTGGTCTCACGATACTGATCGCGCGGCGATGGCAGTCACGGGTGCCGCACCATTTAAAATTGAACTGGTCCAGCCTGCGACACCTCTGCTGCGTAACGGTTCGAAGAACTTGATCGTTCGTATTACCAAGGATGAAGGCTTTGACGAGGACGTTCGAATTCGAACGCTTTACAACCCGCCCGGCGTGGGTGTGAACAACGGACAAAAAATCGCCAAAGGAAAAACCGAAGTCGCGATTCCAATCACCGCCAACGGTTCGGCTGCGATCGGACAATGGCCAATGATCTTGGTCGCAAGCTACACCTCCAAAACAGGAACAGCGGAGATCACAACGCCGGCGATCATGCTGGATGTCCAAGATTCGATGTTCAAATACGAGTTTCCTAAGTCAGCTGCCGAACAGGGCACTGAGGCGACCGTTTCGCTGGCCATGGAAGTGCTGCGTGACCTACCCGGTGACGCCGAAGTTGAATTGGTGGGAATGCCCAACGGAGTAACCAGTACCGCTGCGATCCAAAAGATCAGCAAGGACAGCGCCGCCGTATCGTTCCCCATCCAAGTCGCCGCGGATGCCAAAGTCGGCAAACACAATACTTTGGTCGTTGTGTCTCGCGTGAAGGTGGGTGATGAAACCATCGACCAGACCACGGGAACCGGCGAGTTGCGCATCGATGCACCGTTGCCGCCCAAGAAGGACGCTCCCAAAGCGGAACCCAAGCCGGTCGCAAAGAAACCCGAGAAACCAGCGGAACCAAAACCACTTAGCCGTCTAGAAGTGCTCCGACAGATGAAGAACCAGTAA
- a CDS encoding PAS domain S-box protein — translation MKANERLLESERKLRCVLDTAVDAIITISERGLIESFNPAAQRIFGYTADEVIGNNVRMLMPQPYRSEHDQYIGNYLTTGLKKIIGIGREVQGQRKCGAIFPMDLAVSEVQLPDRRLFTGIIRDITDRKLVNAAIFESDRRLTTLLKNLPGAAYRRTFDDRWAFEFISDGCQDLCGYSADELVSGEPAWCDLIVGTDCDELRDVVLGRLERGLSFQCVYKILHRSGDICRVLEQGVGVYSDSGELVAIEGFISDTTELHKTREQLVQSERLAAMGEMLSGIAHESRNALQRIQASVDMLGFEIDKDSEAAGDVARIARAREDLQRLFEELRNFAAPIHLETSNSDLAAIWRQAWNSLETSIAMRDVQVDLDATSPDGGEVDLVCRVDGFRIEQVFRNLMENSLAACCDPVRVSIAFRQAKLMGEPAISVTFKDNGPGLSEEQQRRIFEAFYTTKTKGTGLGMAIAHRVVDAHGGTMAVIESKSGAAFEIVLPRG, via the coding sequence ATGAAAGCCAACGAGCGTCTGTTGGAAAGTGAGCGTAAATTGCGCTGCGTGCTCGATACTGCGGTCGATGCGATCATCACGATCAGCGAGCGAGGTTTGATTGAATCGTTCAATCCGGCGGCCCAGCGAATCTTTGGCTACACCGCCGACGAAGTGATTGGCAATAATGTTCGAATGTTGATGCCGCAGCCCTACCGGAGCGAGCACGATCAGTACATCGGAAACTACTTGACGACTGGGCTTAAGAAAATCATCGGCATTGGCCGCGAAGTTCAAGGCCAGCGTAAGTGTGGGGCCATCTTTCCGATGGATTTGGCTGTCAGTGAAGTTCAGCTGCCTGATCGGCGTTTGTTCACGGGGATCATTCGTGATATCACGGATCGGAAACTCGTCAACGCTGCGATCTTTGAAAGTGATCGAAGGTTGACGACGTTGCTGAAGAACTTGCCAGGTGCGGCTTACCGACGCACGTTCGACGATCGCTGGGCTTTTGAATTCATTAGCGATGGTTGCCAAGATCTTTGCGGATACTCGGCTGACGAGTTGGTGTCGGGTGAACCAGCTTGGTGCGACTTAATTGTTGGCACCGATTGCGATGAACTTCGAGACGTCGTCTTGGGGCGATTGGAACGAGGACTGTCGTTTCAGTGCGTCTATAAAATTTTGCATCGCAGTGGCGATATTTGTCGTGTCTTGGAACAAGGCGTTGGTGTGTATTCCGACAGCGGCGAGTTGGTCGCAATCGAGGGATTCATTTCTGACACAACCGAGCTGCACAAGACTCGCGAGCAACTCGTTCAATCGGAACGGTTGGCAGCGATGGGAGAAATGTTGTCAGGGATTGCGCACGAAAGTCGCAATGCGTTGCAACGTATCCAAGCGAGTGTGGATATGTTGGGGTTTGAAATCGACAAGGATTCGGAAGCCGCTGGCGACGTGGCCCGAATCGCTCGCGCTCGGGAGGACCTGCAGCGGCTCTTTGAAGAGCTGCGGAACTTCGCAGCGCCCATTCATCTTGAAACTTCAAATTCAGATCTTGCGGCGATTTGGCGACAGGCTTGGAATTCGCTTGAAACCAGCATCGCTATGCGAGACGTTCAGGTTGATTTGGATGCTACCAGTCCCGATGGTGGCGAGGTCGATTTGGTTTGCCGCGTCGACGGATTTCGGATCGAACAAGTGTTTCGCAATTTGATGGAAAACAGTTTGGCGGCGTGCTGTGATCCCGTCCGAGTATCGATTGCGTTTCGGCAAGCGAAACTGATGGGCGAGCCAGCGATCTCGGTCACGTTTAAAGACAACGGTCCCGGTCTATCCGAAGAACAGCAACGCCGAATCTTCGAAGCCTTCTATACGACGAAAACCAAAGGCACCGGTCTGGGCATGGCGATCGCGCACCGAGTTGTTGACGCGCACGGCGGGACGATGGCAGTGATCGAGAGCAAGAGTGGCGCTGCGTTTGAAATTGTGCTGCCGCGAGGGTGA
- a CDS encoding DUF1501 domain-containing protein, which yields MRCYGNPLSRRGFLAAGAFGGLGLSLPELLMRQAMAEQKQYDFVEAKAKSVIHIYLPGGMAQQESFDPKPYSPLEYRGELRPIKTNTGEQFCETVPQLAKRADKFSIIRSMTHGEAAHERGTHNMFTGYKPSPALQYPSFGAVVSHEYGPRNNLPPYVCIPNVPNEFAGTGYLPSSFGGFALGSDPARADFKVRDLDLAGGVDEQRFVRRRAALDVVNQRFVGATSADNVNAMNTFYQRAYDLIDTPKAKEAFDIEKEDAKTRDRYGRNDAGQRLLMARRLVESGVRLVTLTYGGWDMHTNITQGFRNTMPTLDVGLAALIDDLSERGMLDETLVMVSSEFGRTPKINPDAGRDHWPKVFSVMLAGGGIKGGVIHGASDSTAAEPENNPVSPADLAATMYRLMGIVSDKELMAPGDRPIEIVDGGKLIEPLMA from the coding sequence ATGCGCTGTTACGGTAACCCCCTAAGTCGTCGCGGTTTTCTAGCTGCGGGTGCGTTTGGCGGGCTTGGCCTGTCGCTTCCCGAATTGCTGATGCGGCAAGCGATGGCCGAGCAAAAGCAATATGACTTTGTCGAGGCCAAAGCCAAGAGTGTCATCCACATCTACTTGCCCGGCGGAATGGCCCAGCAAGAGTCGTTCGATCCGAAACCTTACAGTCCGCTTGAATATCGTGGCGAACTGCGGCCGATCAAAACTAACACGGGCGAACAGTTCTGTGAAACGGTTCCTCAGCTAGCCAAGCGTGCCGACAAGTTCAGTATCATCCGATCGATGACGCACGGCGAAGCGGCGCACGAACGGGGGACTCATAATATGTTCACCGGGTACAAGCCCAGCCCGGCGCTTCAGTACCCCAGTTTCGGTGCCGTGGTCAGTCACGAATACGGCCCTCGGAATAACCTGCCACCCTACGTTTGCATTCCCAACGTGCCAAACGAGTTCGCAGGTACAGGGTATTTGCCTAGCAGTTTCGGTGGCTTTGCACTTGGTTCTGATCCGGCACGGGCAGATTTTAAGGTTCGTGACCTGGATTTGGCAGGCGGTGTGGACGAGCAACGTTTCGTGCGTCGCCGCGCCGCTCTTGATGTCGTCAACCAGCGATTTGTTGGGGCAACATCGGCGGATAACGTCAACGCGATGAACACGTTCTATCAACGTGCCTACGATTTGATCGATACACCCAAGGCTAAGGAAGCTTTCGATATCGAGAAGGAAGACGCTAAGACCCGTGATCGTTACGGGCGGAACGACGCTGGCCAGCGATTACTGATGGCCCGCCGGTTGGTTGAGTCGGGTGTTCGATTGGTCACGCTGACGTACGGTGGCTGGGACATGCATACCAATATTACCCAGGGCTTCCGCAACACGATGCCTACCTTAGATGTCGGTTTGGCGGCGCTGATCGATGACTTGTCGGAGCGAGGCATGTTGGATGAAACGCTGGTGATGGTAAGCAGCGAATTTGGCCGCACACCCAAAATTAACCCTGACGCTGGTCGTGATCACTGGCCCAAAGTGTTCAGCGTCATGCTGGCGGGTGGCGGTATCAAGGGCGGCGTGATCCACGGAGCCTCGGATTCAACCGCTGCCGAGCCGGAAAATAATCCGGTTTCACCAGCCGACTTGGCGGCAACGATGTACCGATTGATGGGCATCGTTTCGGACAAAGAATTGATGGCACCCGGTGATCGCCCAATCGAAATCGTCGACGGCGGCAAGTTGATCGAGCCTTTGATGGCTTAG